The genome window GAAAGGAAGGTCGTCATTGAACTGGACGGCGGGCAGCATAACGAAGATAGTCAGCTAACGCGGGATGACGAAAGGACGCGGAACATAGAGGCCATGGGTTATCGCGTCCTGAGGTTCTGGAATATCGACGTCAGCAAGAACATTGACGGGGTTATGACCAGGATATCGGAGGCGCTGTCGGCAGAGAACGAAGCACAAC of SAR202 cluster bacterium contains these proteins:
- a CDS encoding endonuclease domain-containing protein, with product MTSHARALRRESTPAEVVLWARLKGRQLGGYKFRRQQPIGRFVADFLCVERKVVIELDGGQHNEDSQLTRDDERTRNIEAMGYRVLRFWNIDVSKNIDGVMTRISEALSAENEAQQP